A genomic stretch from Papio anubis isolate 15944 chromosome 18, Panubis1.0, whole genome shotgun sequence includes:
- the UNKL gene encoding putative E3 ubiquitin-protein ligase UNKL isoform X7: MTPPQQPPPLRSEPGALGSSASSFSSLGLNGVPGSIWDFVSGSFSPSPTPILSTGPPSSSGSSPNGTELARVRRQLDEAKRKIRQWEESWQQVKQVCDAWQREAQEAKERARVADSDRQLALQKKEEVEAQVKQLQEELEGLGVASTLPGLRGCGDIGTIPLPKLHSLQSQLRLDLEAVDGVIFQLRAKQCVACRERAHGAVLRPCQHRVLCEPCAAAAPECPYCKGQPLRW, from the exons ATGACGCCTCCCCAGCAGCCGCCACCCCTGCGTTCAGAGCCGGGTGCACTGGGCTCTTCAGCCTCATCCTTCAGCTCCTTAG GTTTGAACGGTGTCCCCGGGAGCATCTGGGACTTTGTTTCCGGCAGcttctcccccagccccacccctatcCTGAGCACCGGCCCCCCATCCTCTTCGGGTTCAAGTCCAAATGGGACTGAGCTGGCCCGGGTCAGACGGCAGCTGGACGAGGCCAAGAGGAAGATCCGGCAGTGGGAGGAGTCCTGGCAGCAGGTGAAACAG GTCTGCGATGCCTGGCAGCGAGAGGCACAGGAGGCCAAGGAACGTGCCCGCGTGGCCGATAGTGACCGGCAGCTGGCGCTGCAGAAGAAGGAGGAGGTAGAGGCGCAGGTGAAGCAGctgcaggaggagctggaggGCCTGGGCGTAGCCTCCACACTGCCGGGGCTGCGGGGCTGCGGGGACATCGGCACCATTCCCCTGCCTAAGCTGCACTCGCTACAGAGTCAGCTGCGCCTGGACCTGGAGGCGGTGGATGGC GTGATCTTCCAGCTCCGCGCCAAGCAGTGCGTGGCCTGCCGGGAGCGGGCCCACGGTGCCGTCCTGCGGCCCTGCCAGCACCGTGTCCTCTGTGAGCCGTGTGCGGCCGCCGCACCCGAGTGCCCCTACTGCAAGGGCCAGCCCCTGCGGTGGTGA